One stretch of Clupea harengus chromosome 2, Ch_v2.0.2, whole genome shotgun sequence DNA includes these proteins:
- the scn1laa gene encoding sodium channel, voltage-gated, type I-like, alpha isoform X3 yields the protein MAQMLLPPGPDSFRPFSRESLRAIKKRIEDEGPKKPKDKRAKDEATIPKPNGDLEAGKTLPFVYGDVPQELVSTPLEDMDPFYGNKKTFIVLNKGKTIFRFNAEPALFILSPFNPIRRLAIKILVHRLFSFLIMCTILTNCGFMTQAEKKWTKNVEWTFTGIYTFESLIKILARGFCVGRFTFLRDPWNWLDFCVIVMAYVTEFVDLGKVSALRTFRVLRALKTISVIPGLKTIVGALIQSVKKLADVMILTVFCLSVFALIGLQLFMGNLKQKCVRMPNPSNYTESKILIENMTKTITLDKENYYFAPNQKDALLCGLSNDTSSGAGQCPEGYMCLAVGPNPDYGYTSFDTFGWAFLSLFRLMTQDYWERLYQQTLRTAGKPYMMFFVLVIFLGSFYLVNLILAVVAMAYDEQNQATIEEALQAEMEFQAMLEQLRRQQEESMVMTKIISDGVELNEGLSESSSEASKLSSKSAKERRNRKKRMKRRDGERGGSERSPNSESGEDSVKRPAFRYLDGSRLSYKERHSSPHQSILSFQGSIFSPRRNSRASVFSFRSGAFNESDFADNEHSPFDKGSRRSSLFLPQRPRFSHRLVSLGGASGGSLPSSPHCLQVPVVTIDGPSSGGEVRPCTFVTQLRVRYGSSSADLLDDRALRQRALSVASMISQVEELEEARQKCHPCWFELARTLLIWDCPVWVKIKKRVYRVVKDPFADLAITICIVLNTVFMSMEQHPGTELLTRVLYVGNLVFTAIFTAEMILKIIAMDPYYYFQERWNIFDSVIVSLSLMELGLANLSGMSVLRSFRLLRIFKLAKSWPTLNMLIKIIGNSVGALGNLTLVLAIIVFIFAVVGMQLFGKSYNMCKCKISLDLNCRLRWHMEDFPHSFLVVFRVLCGEWIETMWDCMEVHGPVMCIIVFMMVMVIGNLVVLNLFLALLLSSFSADNLTAVEDDSETNNIQIAVARIHSGIVWVKLKVRHFFQSLCIRKKKPKKPLVMVKSGDDHPKDNGIYLSNHTTVEFTKDLDCIKEGNGVATGLEDTAENYILSNEDVYLTFISNPDMTISVPIAAGESDFENLNTEDFSNQSSDIEDDIKEKMEEEEEDAQFSSSEGSTVDLRGNGGESMDLELEESMDPEACFTAGCVQRFPCCRVDIEKGFWKSWWTLRRTCFRIVEHDWFESFIIFMIVLSSGALAFEDIYNIQKPTIKLILEYADKVFTYIFILEMLLKWVAYGFVRYFTNYWCWLDFIIVDISIISMVANALEYNQGAIKSLRTLRSLRPLRAMSRFEGMRVVVNALLGAIPSIFNVLLVCLIFWLIFSIMGVNFFAGKYHYCANATTGDIFPREIVANKSECNKTDGAIWKNVKINFDNVAAGYLALLQVATYKGWMPIMYAAVDSRAVNDQPVFEEKMVAYVYFVVFIIFGSFFTLNLFIGVIIDNFNQQKKKFGGQDIFMTEEQKKYYNAMKKLGSKKPQKPIPRPSNMIQGFVFDLITKQGFDILIMVLICLNMVTMMVETEDQSDEKTEVLNTINLVFIALFSSECVLKMIALRHYYFTVSWNVFDFIVVILSVVGCFLAEVIEKYFFSPTLFRVIRLARIGRILRLIKGAKGIRTLLFALMMSLPALFNIGLLLFLVMFIYAILGMSFFAYVKKEDGIDDMFNFETFGNSMICLFQITTSAGWDSLLSPVLNTEPDCNPKKENPGSRYTGDCGRPAVGIAFFVSYIIICFLIVINMYIAVILENFSVATEESAEPLGEDDFEMFYEVWEKFDSKATQFINYNKLSDFADALNPPLRMAKPNTVQLISMDLPMVSGERIHCLDILFAFTKRVLGEGGELDILRGQMEERFMASNPSKVSYEPITSTLRRKQEIMSAILIQRSFRRFLIRRTVKKGSSLFNFREEDEENPPNKGSTDKLNESASSDKGLDRSPSTLSPQSCNSVTGSEKDKYVKDKREQEVKCKDNDQGSEGSK from the exons ATGGCACAGATGCTTCTGCCACCCGGACCAGACAGCTTCCGCCCGTTTAGCCGCGAGTCGCTCAGGGCTATCAAGAAGCGCATTGAAGACGAAGGGCCAAAGAAGCCAAAAGACAAGCGAGCCAAAGATGAAGCGACCATCCCCAAACCCAATGGAGACCTGGAGGCGGGAAAAACCCTGCCCTTCGTATACGGGGACGTACCCCAAGAACTGGTGTCCACGCCTCTGGAGGACATGGACCCTTTTTACGGCAACAAAAAA ACCTTTATAGTATTGAACAAAGGGAAGACGATCTTCCGCTTCAATGCCGAACCTGCCTTGTTTATTTTAAGCCCCTTCAACCCTATTAGGAGATTAGCTATCAAAATTTTGGTGCATCG ATTGTTTAGTTTTCTGATCATGTGCACTATCTTGACCAACTGTGGGTTTATGACCcaggcagaaaaaaaatggacaaaGAATGTGGA GTGGACATTCACAGGAATATACACTTTTGAATCCCTCATTAAAATTCTGGCAAGGGGCTTTTGTGTGGGCCGGTTTACCTTTCTAAGAGACCCATGGAATTGGTTGGACTTCTGTGTTATTGTCATGGC GTATGTAACAGAGTTTGTAGACCTAGGCAAAGTTTCAGCTCTCCGCACATTCAGAGTATTGAGGGCTTTGAAAACTATTTCAGTAATCCCAG GTTTGAAGACTATTGTTGGAGCACTCATACAGTCAGTGAAGAAGCTGGCTGACGTCATGATTCTCACCGTCTTCTGCTTAAGTGTCTTTGCTCTGATCGGGCTGCAACTCTTCATGGGCAATTTAAAGCAAAAATGTGTGAGAATGCCGAACCCCTCCAATTACACCGAATCAAAAATCCTGATAGAAAACATGACGAAAACTATTACACTTGATAAAG AAAACTACTACTTTGCCCCAAATCAAAAGGATGCCTTGCTGTGTGGATTAAGCAATGACACAAGCAGTGGTGCTGG GCAGTGCCCAGAGGGATATATGTGTTTAGCAGTGGGTCCGAACCCAGACTACGGATACACGAGCTTTGACACGTTTGGCTGGGCCTTCCTGTCTCTGTTCAGACTGATGACACAGGACTACTGGGAGCGCCTCTACCAGCAG ACCCTCAGGACGGCAGGAAAGCCCTACATGATGTTCTTCGTCCTCGTCATCTTCTTGGGCTCATTCTATCTGGTGAATCTGATCCTGgctgtggttgccatggccTACGATGAGCAGAACCAGGCTACCATAGAGGAGGCCCTGCAGGCGGAGATGGAGTTCCAGGCTATGCTGGAGCAGTTAAGAAGACAACAGGAGGAGAGTATG GTCATGACCAAAATAATAAGCGATGGTGTAGAGTTGAACGAGGGCTTGTCGGAGTCATCTTCAGAGGCCTCCAAACTTAGCTCCAAAAGTGCTAAGGAGAGGCGCAACCGAAAAAAACGCATGAAGCGccgagatggggagaggggcgGCAGTGAGCGGTCGCCGAACTCTGAATCAGGAGAGGACAGCGTCAAAAGGCCCGCTTTCCGTTACTTGGACGGCAGTCGCCTCTCGTACAAGGAGCGTCATTCATCCCCACATCAG tcGATCCTGAGTTTCCAAGGATCCATTTTCTCACCTAGACGGAACAGCCGGGCTAGCGTCTTCAGCTTCCGAAGCGGGGCGTTCAATGAGAGTGATTTCGCCGACAACGAGCACAGCCCCTTTGACAAGGGCAGCCGACGCAGCTCCCTCTTTCTGCCGCAGAGGCCCCGCTTCAGCCACCGGCTAGTGTCCCTCGGGGGGGCGTCTGGGGGATCGCTCCCCTCCTCACCCCATTGCCTTCAGGTGCCAGTGGTGACGATAGACGGCCCCTCGTCTGGTGGTGAAGTAAGGCCCTGT ACATTTGTCACCCAACT GAGGGTCAGATATGGTTCTAGCTCTGCAGACTTGTTAGATGACCGGGCCCTAAGGCAAAGGGCCCTGAGCGTGGCGAGTATGATTTCTCAAGTGGAAG AACTTGAAGAGGCAAGACAGAAGTGCCATCCATGTTGGTTTGAGCTTGCCAGAACTCTTCTCATCTGGGACTGTCCCGTATGGGTGAAAATCAAGAAACGCGTCTACCGTGTTGTGAAGGACCCCTTTGCTGATCTGGCCATTACCATCTGTATCGTCCTAAATACAGTGTTTATGTCAATGGAGCAGCATCCAGGAACAGAGTTGCTAACACGTGTTCTCTATGTAGGAAATCTG GTGTTTACAGCTATCTTCACTGCTGAAATGATTTTGAAGATTATAGCTATGGACCCATACTATTATTTTCAAGAGAGATGGAATATATTTGACAGTGTTATTGTCAGCTTGAGCTTGATGGAACTTGGGCTGGCAAATCTATCTGGGATGTCTGTTCTCAGGTCGTTCAGATTG TTGAGGATCTTCAAACTTGCTAAGTCATGGCCCACTCTGAATATGCTGATCAAGATCATAGGGAACTCAGTAGGTGCCCTGGGCAACCTGACCTTGGTGCTGGCCATCATTGTCTTCATCTTTGCTGTGGTTGGCATGCAGCTGTTTGGCAAGAGCTACAATATGTGCAAGTGCAAGATCTCATTAGATCTCAACTGTCGACTTCGCTGGCACATGGAAGACTTCCCCCATTCCTTCCTGGTTGTGTTCCGAGTGTTGTGTGGCGAGTGGATTGAGACCATGTGGGATTGCATGGAGGTACACGGCCCGGTCATGTGTATCATTGTCTTCATGATGGTCATGGTCATCGGAAACTTGGTG GTCCTCAACCTCTTCCTCGCACTGCTGCTCAGCTCGTTCAGCGCGGACAACCTGACAGCCGTGGAAGATGACAGCGAGACGAACAACATTCAGATTGCCGTGGCTCGGATTCATAGTGGCATTGTTTGGGTGAAACTCAAAGTGCGTCACTTTTTTCAGAGCCTCTGCataaggaagaaaaagccaaagAAGCCCTTGGTCATGGTCAAGTCCGGGGACGACCATCCCAAGGACAATGGGATCTACTTATCCAACCACACCACTGTGGAGTTCACCAAAGACCTGGACTGTATAAAAGAGGGCAATGGAGTGGCTACAGGGTTGGAGGACACTGCAGAAAACTACATCCTGTCCAACGAGGATGTCTACTTGACTTTCATCAGCAATCCGGACATGACTATCTCAGTGCCCATAGCTGCAGGTGAATCCGACTTTGAGAACCTCAACACAGAAGATTTCAGTAACCAGTCGTCTGATATAGAGGATGACATTAAAGAG aagatggaagaggaggaggaggatgctcAGTTCAGCTCTTCAGAGGGTAGCACAGTAGACCTCAGAGGTAACGGTGGAGAGTCAATGgacctggagctggaggagtCAATGGACCCTGAAGCTTGTTTTACAGCAG GTTGTGTCCAGAGATTCCCCTGCTGCCGTGTTGACATAGAGAAAGGTTTCTGGAAGTCATGGTGGACCCTAAGAAGGACATGCTTCAGAATTGTTGAACATGACTGGTTTGAAAGcttcatcatcttcatgatCGTGCTCAGCAGTGGTGCACTT GCATTTGAAGACATCTACAATATCCAGAAGCCAACGATAAAGCTTATCCTGGAATACGCCGATAAAGTATTTACCTATATATTCATCTTGGAGATGTTGTTAAAGTGGGTGGCCTATGGATTTGTCAGATACTTCACCAACTACTGGTGCTGGCTGGACTTCATTATAGTTGAT ATCTCTATAATCAGCATGGTGGCCAACGCTCTGGAGTACAATCAAGGTGCAATTAAGTCCCTGAGGACACTAAGGTCTCTAAGGCCCCTCAGAGCCATGTCACGTTTCGAGGGCATGCGG GTGGTGGTGAATGCTCTGCTGGGAGCAATTCCTTCCATCTTCAACGTCCTGCTGGTCTGCCTCATCTTCTGGCTAATTTTTAGCATCATGGGAGTCAATTTCTTTGCCGGAAAATACCATTATTGTGCCAATGCTACCACAGGAGACATATTTCCCAGAGAAATAGTTGCAAACAAATCAGAGTGCAACAAGACAGATGGGGCTATTTGGAAAAACGTCAAGATTAACTTTGACAATGTAGCTGCTGGCTACTTGGCCTTATTGCAAGTG GCAACGTATAAGGGCTGGATGCCAATAATGTATGCTGCTGTAGACTCGCGTGCA gTGAATGACCAGCCTGTGTTCGAAGAAAAAATGGTAGCTTACGTCTACTTTGTTGTGTTTATCATCTTCGGTTCATTCTTCACCCTCAATCTCTTCATTGGTGTCATTATTGACAACTTCAATCAGCAGAAGAAAAAG TTTGGAGGTCAGGATATCTTCATGACTGAAGAACAAAAGAAGTATTACAATGCCATGAAAAAGCTTGGATCAAAGAAGCCCCAAAAGCCCATTCCTAGACCATCA aACATGATCCAAGGATTTGTTTTTGATCTCATTACCAAGCAGGgttttgacattttgattatgGTTCTTATATGCCTCAATATGGTAACCATGATGGTTGAGACAGAGGACCAAAGCGACGAGAAGACGGAAGTCCTTAACACAATTAACTTGGTGTTCATCGCACTGTTCAGCTCAGAATGTGTCTTAAAGATGATTGCACTTCGCCATTACTATTTCACTGTCAGCTGGAATGTATTTGACTTCATTGTTGTCATCCTTTCAGTAGTTG GTTGTTTTCTTGCAGAGGTGATAGAAAAGTACTTCTTCTCACCCACCTTGTTCAGAGTCATTCGCCTTGCCAGAATTGGCCGCATCCTCCGTCTCATCAAAGGTGCCAAGGGAATCCGGACTCTTCTGTTTGCTCTGATGATGTCACTGCCAGCCCTGTTCAACATTGGGCTCCTGCTCTTCTTGGTTATGTTCATCTATGCCATCCTCGGCATGTCTTTCTTTGCCTACGTCAAGAAGGAGGACGGCATTGATGACATGTTCAACTTCGAGACGTTCGGCAACAGCATGATCTGCTTGTTTCAGATCACCACCTCGGCTGGGTGGGACAGCCTCCTGTCTCCGGTGCTCAACACTGAGCCGGACTGCAACCCGAAGAAGGAGAACCCCGGAAGCCGTTACACAGGAGACTGTGGGAGGCCGGCTGTGGGCATCGCGTTCTTCGTGAGCTATATAATCATCTGCTTCCTGATCGTGATCAACATGTACATCGCCGTCATCCTGGAGAACTTCAGCGTGGCCACGGAGGAGAGCGCCGAGCCGCTGGGAGAGGACGACTTTGAGATGTTCTACGAGGTTTGGGAGAAGTTTGACTCCAAAGCCACACAGTTCATCAACTACAACAAACTGTCGGATTTCGCAGATGCTTTGAACCCGCCTCTTCGCATGGCCAAGCCCAACACGGTCCAGCTGATTAGCATGGACCTTCCCATGGTGAGTGGTGAGCGCATTCACTGTCTGGACATCTTGTTTGCCTTCACCAAGCGGGTGCTGGGTGAGGGTGGTGAGCTGGACATCCTGAGGGGACAGATGGAGGAACGTTTCATGGCCTCCAATCCCTCCAAGGTGTCCTATGAGCCAATCACATCCACACTGCGGCGCAAGCAGGAGATCATGTCGGCCATTCTCATCCAGAGGTCCTTCAGGAGGTTTCTGATCCGGCGGACTGTCAAAAAAGGCTCCAGCTTATTTAATTTcagggaggaggatgaagaaaaCCCCCCGAACAAAGGCTCGACGGACAAATTGAACGAGAGCGCCTCCTCGGACAAGGGCTTGGACAGAAGCCCTTCCACACTGTCTCCTCAGTCCTGCAACAGTGTGACAGGATCAGAAAAAGACAAGTATGTGAAAGACaagagggagcaggaggtgaAATGTAAAGACAATGACCAGGGAAGTGAAGGAAGTAAGTGA